A stretch of DNA from Streptomyces venezuelae:
CGGGGCGAAGACGGTGGAGGCGAGGCCGCCCGCGAGGGTGACGATCGTGAGGGCGCGGACGCGGTCGGGCCCCCACCAGCGGGTGAGTGCGGCGAAGGCGGGGTGGTAGAAGGTGGCGGCCATCGCGATGCCGGTCAGGGCCCAGGCGGTGTAGAAGACAGGGAGGTTGGGGGCAAAGGCCACGGACAGCACGCCTGTGACCGCGAGGGCGGAGCCCCCTGTCATGACCAAGTGGGGGCCGCGTCGGTCCAGGATGCGGCCGATCGGCACGCCTGCGGCTGCGGAGACGAGGAGGGCCAGGGAGAACGCGCCCGACGTGGTACCTGACGACCAGCCGGTGTCGGCCGTGATGCGGGAGAGCAGCACGGGGAAGGCGTAGTAGACGCGGGCAGCACGGCGCGGGGCCGCGACCGGACCCCCGTCCCGGTCGCGGCCCCGCTCGTGCGGGTGTTCAGATCGGTCACGAGCCGCAGGACGGCGCAGGGCTCGTGGTGCCGAGCTGGATCAGCGCCGGCGCCGGGGCGCAGCAGCCACCGCCATCGGTCGCCGTGTCGGTGTCGGGCTGGTCGAAGAGGCCGGCGCCGCCGCAGACTCCGGTCTCCGGGAGGACGAGTTCCACGCGTTCCGCGGACTCGCGGTCGCCTGCGATGGCGGCGACGACGGAGCGGACCTGCTCGTAGCCGGTGAGGGCGAGGAAGGTCGGGGCGCGGCCGTACGACTTCATGCCGACCAGGTAGACGCCTTCCTCCGGGTGGGAGAGCTCCTTCACGCCGTGCGGGTAGACGGTGCCGCAGGAGTGCTGGTTCGGGTCGATCAGCGGGGCGAGCTCGACGGGGGCCTGGAGGCGTTCGTCGAGGTTGAGGCGGAGTTCGTCGAGGAAGGACAGGTCGGGGCGGAAGCCGGTGAGGACGATGACCTCGTCGACCGGGGCGAGCCGGCGGCCGTCCTCCGCCACGAGGACGAGCTGCTCGCCGTCGCGCTCGATCGACTCCGTGCGGAAGCCGGTGACGGCGTCGGCGTGGCCCTCGTCGACGGCGGTCTTGGCGGCGAGGCCGAGGGCGCCACGGGCGGGGAGCTGGTCGGCCGTGCCGCCGCCGAAGGTGGAGCCGGAGATGCCGCGGCGCAGGATCCACACCGCCTTGGTTCCCTCGCCGTCCTCGGCTTTGGCCAGGTCGGCGAGGGAAGCGAGAGCGGTGAACGCGGAGGCGCCGGAGCCGATGACGGCGGTGCGCTTGCCCGCGTATCGGGCACGGGCGGCCGGGTCCTTGAGGTCCGGGACGCGGTAGGTGACGCGGTCGGCTGCGGCCTTCTCGCCGAGGGCCGGCAGGCCGGAGGCGCCGGCCGGGCTCGGGACGGCCCAGGTGCCGGAGGCGTCGATCACCGCGCGGGCGAAGAGTCGCTCCTCACGCCCGTCGGCGTGGGTGACGTAAACGACGAAGGGCTGGGTCTCGCGGTCGGAGTCGACGATCCGGTCGCGGCCGGAGCGGGAAACGCCGGTAACCGTGGCTCCGAAGCGGACCTTGTCGCCGAGGACGTCGGCCAGCGGCTGGAGGTACTTCTCCGCCCAGTCGCCGCCGGTCGGGTACGTCTTCACATCGGGCTTCACCCAGCCGGTCGGCGCGAGGAGCTTCTCGGCGGCCGGGTCCGTGACCTCGCCCCAGGTGGAGAACAGCCGGACGTGCGCCCAGTCGCGCACCGCAGCGCCGGCGGCCGGTCCGGCCTCCAGGACGAGCGGTTCCAGTCCGCGCTCGACGAGGTGGGCGGCGGCGGCCAGGCCGGCGGGCCCGGCACCGATCACGAGGACGGGCAGCTGGTCGGTGGCGATGGCGTTCATGACGGTTCCCCTTGCTTCGACGGTTGCCGATCTCTTCGTGGCCCAGGATGGCACTCGATATCGATGAACGTCAACATAGACATTCATCGAATCTGCGTGCTCAGGCGCTTCCCTCCGGGTGAAGCATCGACCGATTGCCCTGCTTCGACGTGTGTCAACATAGATGCATGCCGAATGCCACCGTGTTGCCGCTGCTGGAGCCCGAGGTCGAGCCGTGCTGCCCGCCCCTGGCCGAGCGTCCGCTGACGGCCGAGGAGGCCGAGCGGACCGCGAGGATGTTCAAGGCGCTCGGCGACCCGGTCCGGCTGCGGCTGTTCTCCGCCGTCGCCTCACACGAGGGCGGAGAGGCATGTGTGTGCGACATCTCCGACGTCGGCGTCTCCCAGCCGACGGTCTCGCACCACCTGAAGAAGCTGAAGGAGGCCGGACTGTTGTCCTCCGAGAGGCGCGGCACCTGGGTCTACTACCGCGTCGAGCCCGCCGTCCTGGCCGCCATGGGACAGCTGCTCACCAAGGCTGCCGCCGCGTGACCACCTCCTCCCTGGTGGTTCCGCTCACCGCCGCACACGCCGACGAAGTGATCGCGATCTACCAGGCCGGCATCGACGAGGGCAACGCCACCTTCGAGACCACGGCACCGAGCTGGGAACAGTTCGACGCGGCCAAGCTGCCCGGGCATCGCTTCGCCGCCGTGGACGAGACCGGCCGTGTCCTTGGCTGGGTCGCCGCGTCGAAGGTGTCCGACCGGTGCGCGTACGCGGGCGTGGTCGAGCACTCCGTCTACGTCCACCCGGATGCCCGGGGCCGGGGCGTCGCCTCCGCGCTGCTGAAGGCACTGGTCAACTCCACCGAGGCGGCGGGGATCTGGACCATCCAGTCCGGCATCTTCCCCGAGAACACCGCGAGCCTGGCCGTCCACGAGCGGGCTGGCTTCCGGGTCATCGGCACCCGCGAACGAATCGGCCGTCACCACGAGGCGTGGCGGGACGTCGTCCTGGTCGAGCGCCGCAGCAGCACCGTGGTGTAAGCCCCGTTGAGGGTTTGGAGCTCTCCACCAAACGGCGCGCGG
This window harbors:
- a CDS encoding FAD-dependent oxidoreductase, which gives rise to MNAIATDQLPVLVIGAGPAGLAAAAHLVERGLEPLVLEAGPAAGAAVRDWAHVRLFSTWGEVTDPAAEKLLAPTGWVKPDVKTYPTGGDWAEKYLQPLADVLGDKVRFGATVTGVSRSGRDRIVDSDRETQPFVVYVTHADGREERLFARAVIDASGTWAVPSPAGASGLPALGEKAAADRVTYRVPDLKDPAARARYAGKRTAVIGSGASAFTALASLADLAKAEDGEGTKAVWILRRGISGSTFGGGTADQLPARGALGLAAKTAVDEGHADAVTGFRTESIERDGEQLVLVAEDGRRLAPVDEVIVLTGFRPDLSFLDELRLNLDERLQAPVELAPLIDPNQHSCGTVYPHGVKELSHPEEGVYLVGMKSYGRAPTFLALTGYEQVRSVVAAIAGDRESAERVELVLPETGVCGGAGLFDQPDTDTATDGGGCCAPAPALIQLGTTSPAPSCGS
- a CDS encoding ArsR/SmtB family transcription factor, coding for MPNATVLPLLEPEVEPCCPPLAERPLTAEEAERTARMFKALGDPVRLRLFSAVASHEGGEACVCDISDVGVSQPTVSHHLKKLKEAGLLSSERRGTWVYYRVEPAVLAAMGQLLTKAAAA
- a CDS encoding GNAT family N-acetyltransferase is translated as MTTSSLVVPLTAAHADEVIAIYQAGIDEGNATFETTAPSWEQFDAAKLPGHRFAAVDETGRVLGWVAASKVSDRCAYAGVVEHSVYVHPDARGRGVASALLKALVNSTEAAGIWTIQSGIFPENTASLAVHERAGFRVIGTRERIGRHHEAWRDVVLVERRSSTVV